One window from the genome of Pantoea cypripedii encodes:
- the msrP gene encoding protein-methionine-sulfoxide reductase catalytic subunit MsrP — protein sequence MKPKHSLSEADVTPESIFNMQRRQVLKALGLGAAAASLPRVAQADVLSWFKGNDRPAAPAGKALQFSKPPAWQADLPLTPFDKVAGYNNFYEFGLDKADPAANAGTLKTDPWQLRIEGEVAKPITLDMDDIFKRFAMEQRIYRMRCVEAWSMVIPWVGFELNKLLKLAEPTSNARFVAFQTLYAPDQMPGQKDRFIGGGLDYPYVEGLRMDEAMHPLTLLSTGVYGKALPPQNGAPIRLTVPWKYGFKGIKSIVKITLTHDQPPTTWNQIAANEYGFYANVNPHVDHPRWSQATERFIGPGGILKVERQPTLLFNGYAKEVASLYHGLDLRENY from the coding sequence ATGAAGCCGAAGCATTCCCTTTCTGAAGCCGATGTGACGCCAGAAAGTATCTTCAATATGCAGCGTCGTCAGGTGCTGAAGGCCCTTGGCCTGGGTGCTGCTGCTGCCAGCCTGCCACGGGTCGCACAGGCCGATGTACTCAGCTGGTTCAAAGGCAACGATCGCCCCGCCGCGCCAGCTGGAAAAGCGCTGCAATTCAGTAAACCGCCCGCCTGGCAGGCGGATTTACCGCTCACGCCCTTTGATAAGGTCGCGGGCTACAATAACTTCTATGAATTTGGCCTCGATAAGGCCGATCCAGCCGCCAATGCCGGAACGCTGAAGACGGATCCCTGGCAGCTACGTATTGAAGGCGAAGTCGCAAAACCGATCACGCTGGATATGGATGACATCTTTAAACGTTTTGCGATGGAGCAGCGTATCTATCGCATGCGCTGTGTTGAAGCCTGGTCAATGGTGATCCCCTGGGTGGGATTTGAGCTGAACAAGTTACTGAAACTGGCGGAACCCACCAGCAATGCGCGTTTTGTGGCGTTTCAGACGCTCTACGCCCCGGATCAAATGCCAGGTCAGAAAGATCGCTTTATCGGCGGCGGGCTGGATTATCCTTATGTCGAGGGATTACGTATGGATGAAGCGATGCATCCCCTGACCCTGCTCAGCACCGGCGTGTATGGCAAAGCGTTGCCACCACAAAATGGCGCGCCGATCCGCCTGACCGTACCGTGGAAATACGGTTTTAAAGGCATTAAATCGATCGTCAAAATTACCCTGACACACGATCAGCCGCCGACCACCTGGAATCAAATCGCCGCTAATGAATATGGGTTTTATGCCAACGTTAACCCGCATGTCGATCATCCCCGCTGGTCGCAGGCGACGGAGCGTTTTATTGGTCCGGGGGGCATTCTGAAGGTGGAACGCCAGCCAACGCTGCTGTTTAACGGCTATGCCAAAGAGGTAGCCTCGCTCTATCACGGGCTGGATTTACGGGAGAACTACTGA
- the msrQ gene encoding protein-methionine-sulfoxide reductase heme-binding subunit MsrQ — translation MRLTLRHITWLKVVLHLAAFLPLVWLFFAASQGWLSADPAKDIQHFTGRMALKLLLATLLVSPLTRYAKQPLLIRTRRMLGLWCFAWACLHLLSYYLLELGVNNLRLLGSELISRPYLTLGIICWLVLFALAITSFQRAQRKLGRRWQTLHNGIYLVAILAPIHYLWSVKVLSPQPLIYALLALLLLGWRYNKLRKLFSR, via the coding sequence GTGCGTCTGACATTACGCCATATCACCTGGCTGAAAGTGGTGCTGCATCTGGCGGCTTTTCTGCCGCTGGTGTGGCTGTTTTTTGCCGCCAGTCAGGGCTGGTTAAGCGCCGATCCGGCCAAAGATATCCAGCATTTTACCGGCAGAATGGCACTTAAATTGTTGCTGGCGACGCTATTGGTCAGCCCATTAACGCGTTACGCCAAACAACCCCTGCTGATTCGCACCCGTCGCATGCTCGGTCTGTGGTGCTTCGCCTGGGCCTGTCTGCATCTGCTGAGTTATTATCTGCTGGAATTAGGTGTCAATAATCTGCGATTACTCGGCAGTGAGTTGATATCCCGCCCCTACCTGACACTGGGTATTATCTGCTGGCTGGTGCTGTTTGCGCTGGCAATCACCTCCTTTCAACGCGCACAACGTAAATTGGGACGTCGCTGGCAAACTCTGCACAATGGTATCTATCTGGTGGCGATCCTCGCACCTATTCACTATCTTTGGTCAGTTAAAGTCCTGTCACCACAGCCGCTGATTTATGCTTTGCTGGCTCTGCTGCTGTTGGGCTGGCGTTACAATAAGTTGCGAAAACTATTCTCCCGATAA
- the aroQ gene encoding type II 3-dehydroquinate dehydratase, with protein sequence MAHNFHILLLNGPNLNLLGTREPEKYGHTTLAQIVSDLTQQADQHHVKLSHLQSNAEFQLIDRIHEARGNVDYIIINPAAFTHTSVALRDALLAVDIPFIEVHLTNVHAREPFRHHSYLSDVSAGVICGLGADGYSWALQTAVKRLTHSN encoded by the coding sequence ATGGCGCACAACTTTCACATACTGCTTTTGAACGGACCCAACCTGAATTTGCTGGGAACGCGTGAGCCTGAGAAGTATGGGCACACCACGCTGGCGCAAATTGTCAGCGATCTGACGCAACAGGCTGATCAGCACCATGTGAAATTGAGTCATTTGCAATCGAACGCGGAGTTTCAATTGATCGATCGTATTCACGAGGCCAGAGGCAATGTGGATTACATCATCATCAATCCAGCGGCATTCACACACACCAGCGTCGCGCTGCGTGATGCCCTGCTGGCGGTCGATATTCCCTTTATCGAGGTGCATCTGACCAATGTGCATGCACGCGAACCGTTCCGCCATCACTCCTATCTTTCCGATGTATCTGCCGGTGTCATCTGTGGACTTGGCGCTGACGGATACTCGTGGGCTTTACAAACGGCCGTAAAACGCCTGACACATTCCAATTAA
- the accB gene encoding acetyl-CoA carboxylase biotin carboxyl carrier protein: MDIRKIKKLIELVEESGIAELEISEGEESVRISRSPANVGYPMMQQAYAAPAPQVAPLAAAVAPAVAAPVAEAAKPEISGHIVRSPMVGTFYRTPSPDAKAFIEVGQKVNAGDTLCIVEAMKMMNQIEADKSGVVKAILVESGQPVEFDEPLVVIE; encoded by the coding sequence ATGGATATTCGTAAAATTAAGAAACTGATCGAACTGGTTGAAGAGTCTGGCATCGCTGAGCTGGAAATCTCTGAGGGCGAAGAGTCCGTTCGTATCAGCCGTTCACCTGCCAATGTCGGTTATCCTATGATGCAGCAGGCTTATGCTGCACCTGCGCCGCAGGTTGCTCCTCTGGCTGCTGCGGTTGCCCCTGCTGTTGCTGCACCGGTTGCGGAAGCCGCTAAACCGGAAATCAGCGGCCACATCGTGCGTTCACCGATGGTAGGCACCTTCTATCGCACCCCTAGCCCGGACGCGAAAGCCTTTATCGAAGTCGGCCAGAAAGTTAACGCCGGCGATACCCTGTGCATCGTTGAAGCGATGAAAATGATGAACCAGATCGAAGCCGACAAATCCGGCGTTGTGAAAGCGATTCTGGTGGAAAGTGGCCAGCCGGTTGAATTTGACGAGCCGCTGGTTGTCATCGAATAA
- the accC gene encoding acetyl-CoA carboxylase biotin carboxylase subunit: MLDKIVIANRGEIALRILRACKELGIKTVAVHSTADRDLKHVLLADETVCIGPAQSVKSYLNIPALISAAEITGAVAIHPGYGFLSENADFAEQVERSGFIFIGPKADTIRLMGDKVSAITAMKKAGVPTVPGSDGPLTEDMDKNRAFAKRIGYPVIIKASGGGGGRGMRVVRSDKDLEQSINMTKAEAKAAFNNDMVYMEKYLENPRHIEIQVMADGQGNAIYLAERDCSMQRRHQKVVEEAPAPGITPELRSFIGDRCAKACVDIGYRGAGTFEFLFENGEFYFIEMNTRIQVEHPVTEMITGVDLIKEQLRIAAGQPLSIRQEDVMIRGHAVECRINAEDPNTFLPSPGKITRFHAPGGFGVRWESHIYAGYTVPPYYDSMIGKLITYGENRDVAIARMKNALAELIIDGIKTNVELQMKIMSDENFQQGGTNIHYLEKKLGMQE; this comes from the coding sequence ATGCTGGATAAAATTGTCATTGCTAACCGCGGTGAGATCGCGTTGCGCATTCTGCGTGCCTGTAAAGAACTGGGCATCAAGACTGTGGCGGTGCACTCCACGGCGGACCGCGACCTGAAGCACGTGCTGCTGGCTGACGAAACTGTCTGCATCGGCCCGGCGCAGTCGGTCAAAAGTTATCTCAATATCCCGGCCCTGATCTCCGCCGCCGAAATTACCGGCGCGGTTGCGATCCACCCGGGTTATGGCTTCCTGTCTGAGAACGCCGATTTCGCCGAGCAGGTTGAACGTTCTGGCTTTATCTTTATCGGCCCGAAAGCGGACACCATCCGCCTGATGGGTGACAAAGTGTCGGCGATCACCGCAATGAAAAAAGCCGGTGTACCGACCGTACCAGGTTCCGATGGCCCACTGACCGAAGACATGGATAAAAACCGTGCCTTCGCCAAACGCATCGGCTATCCGGTCATCATCAAAGCCTCTGGCGGCGGCGGTGGTCGTGGTATGCGTGTCGTGCGCAGCGACAAGGATCTCGAGCAGTCCATTAACATGACGAAAGCGGAAGCCAAAGCGGCTTTCAACAACGACATGGTTTATATGGAGAAATACCTCGAAAATCCACGTCACATCGAAATCCAGGTCATGGCCGATGGCCAGGGCAACGCGATTTATCTGGCAGAACGCGACTGCTCCATGCAGCGTCGTCACCAGAAAGTGGTTGAAGAAGCACCAGCACCGGGCATCACGCCAGAGCTGCGCAGCTTCATCGGCGATCGCTGTGCCAAAGCCTGTGTAGATATCGGTTACCGTGGCGCAGGCACCTTTGAGTTCCTGTTCGAAAACGGTGAGTTCTACTTTATCGAGATGAACACCCGTATTCAGGTAGAGCATCCGGTCACCGAGATGATCACCGGCGTTGACCTGATCAAAGAACAGCTGCGCATTGCCGCCGGCCAGCCGCTGTCTATCCGTCAGGAAGATGTGATGATTCGCGGCCATGCGGTGGAATGCCGTATCAACGCCGAAGACCCGAACACCTTCCTGCCAAGCCCGGGTAAGATCACGCGTTTCCACGCACCGGGTGGCTTTGGTGTGCGCTGGGAATCGCATATCTATGCCGGATACACGGTACCGCCGTACTACGATTCCATGATCGGCAAGCTGATCACTTACGGTGAAAACCGTGACGTGGCCATTGCCCGCATGAAAAATGCGCTGGCGGAATTGATCATTGACGGGATCAAGACCAACGTCGAACTGCAGATGAAAATCATGTCCGACGAAAACTTCCAGCAGGGTGGTACCAATATCCACTACCTGGAGAAAAAACTCGGCATGCAAGAGTAA
- a CDS encoding YhdT family protein — MDWRFVQANKEARWAFYLALAYLAVWGLSAWLGGNAAGITGLPRWFELSCLFAPVLFIVLCWLMVRMVFRDMSLEDKDGK, encoded by the coding sequence ATGGATTGGCGTTTTGTGCAAGCGAATAAAGAGGCGCGCTGGGCGTTTTATCTGGCGCTGGCGTATCTCGCTGTGTGGGGGCTTTCCGCCTGGCTGGGGGGGAATGCGGCTGGAATAACTGGCCTGCCCCGTTGGTTTGAGCTCTCCTGCCTGTTTGCTCCCGTGCTGTTTATTGTGTTGTGCTGGTTGATGGTACGGATGGTTTTCCGCGATATGTCACTGGAGGACAAAGATGGAAAGTGA
- the panF gene encoding sodium/pantothenate symporter — translation MESEIILPLLAYLVLIAALSVFAMRKQRQGNFLTEYFLGNRSMGGFVLAMTVTATYISASSFIGGPGAAYKYGLGWVLLAMIQVPAVWLSLGVLGKKFAILARRYNAVTLNDMLYGRYRSPLLIWLASLSLLVAFIGAMTVQFIGGARLLETAAGIPYDTGLLIFGGTIALYTAFGGFRASVLNDAMQGLVMLAGTFLLLFAVIHQAGGLETAVTKLRAIDPQLVSPEGVGNVITPTFLSSFAVLVCFGVIGLPHTAVRCISYKDSKAMHRGIIIGTIVVVILMLGMHLAGALGRAILPDLTVPDRVIPTLMITVLPPMAAGVFLAAPMAAIMSTINAQLLQSSATLIKDLYLRIAPQHSENEARLRMLSGTITFVLGLLLLLAAWNPPDMIIWLNLLAFGGLEAVFLWPLVLGLYWERANAAGAISGMVVGAGCYTLLASLKLELWGFHPIVPSLILSLLAFLAGNLFGSTPDAQDAALE, via the coding sequence ATGGAAAGTGAAATCATTCTTCCCCTGCTGGCTTATCTGGTGCTGATTGCCGCGCTGTCGGTATTTGCCATGCGCAAGCAACGCCAGGGCAACTTCCTGACGGAATATTTTCTCGGCAACCGGTCAATGGGTGGCTTCGTGCTGGCGATGACCGTCACCGCGACCTATATCAGCGCCAGCTCGTTTATTGGCGGCCCAGGGGCTGCGTATAAATATGGCCTGGGCTGGGTACTGCTCGCCATGATTCAGGTCCCTGCCGTGTGGTTGTCACTCGGTGTACTGGGAAAAAAATTCGCCATTCTGGCGCGTCGTTACAATGCGGTGACGTTGAATGACATGCTGTATGGCCGCTATCGCAGCCCGCTGCTGATCTGGTTAGCCAGCCTGAGTCTGCTGGTGGCTTTTATCGGCGCGATGACGGTGCAGTTCATTGGCGGCGCACGTTTGCTGGAAACGGCGGCGGGCATTCCCTACGATACCGGGCTGCTGATTTTTGGCGGCACTATTGCGCTTTACACCGCGTTTGGCGGCTTCCGTGCCAGCGTGCTGAATGATGCAATGCAGGGACTTGTGATGCTGGCAGGTACCTTCCTGCTGCTGTTTGCGGTGATTCATCAGGCGGGCGGGCTGGAAACCGCGGTGACGAAATTGCGCGCCATCGACCCGCAACTGGTATCGCCAGAAGGCGTTGGCAATGTGATCACGCCGACATTCCTCAGCTCGTTTGCCGTACTGGTGTGTTTTGGTGTGATCGGCCTGCCGCATACCGCCGTGCGCTGTATTTCGTATAAAGACAGCAAGGCGATGCATCGTGGCATCATTATTGGCACCATCGTGGTAGTGATCCTGATGCTGGGGATGCATCTGGCGGGCGCACTGGGCCGCGCGATCCTGCCGGATCTGACCGTACCTGATCGGGTGATCCCTACACTGATGATCACCGTGCTGCCACCAATGGCCGCTGGTGTTTTTCTTGCCGCACCAATGGCGGCGATCATGTCGACAATTAACGCGCAGCTGCTGCAATCCTCCGCTACCCTGATCAAAGACCTCTATTTGCGTATCGCGCCGCAGCATAGCGAGAATGAAGCGCGCCTGCGCATGCTCTCCGGCACCATCACCTTTGTGCTGGGTTTATTGCTGTTGCTGGCCGCCTGGAACCCACCGGATATGATCATCTGGCTAAACCTGCTGGCTTTTGGTGGCCTCGAAGCCGTGTTCCTGTGGCCACTGGTACTCGGGTTGTACTGGGAGCGCGCAAACGCTGCTGGCGCTATCAGCGGGATGGTCGTCGGTGCCGGTTGCTATACGCTGCTCGCCAGCCTGAAACTGGAACTGTGGGGCTTCCATCCTATCGTTCCATCATTGATCCTTAGCCTGCTGGCCTTTCTGGCAGGTAACCTATTTGGCAGCACGCCTGACGCACAAGACGCTGCCCTGGAATAA
- the prmA gene encoding 50S ribosomal protein L11 methyltransferase has protein sequence MPWIQIKINSTGEHAETLSDALMESGAVSVTFQDTHDNPVYEPLPGETLLWGDTDVIGLFDAETEMDDVVAELSQHPLLGSGFRHKIEQIEDKDWEREWMDNFHPMRFGERLWICPSWREVPDPNAVNVMLDPGLAFGTGTHPTTSLCLSWLDGLDLQGKTVIDFGCGSGILAIAALKLGAAQAIGIDIDPQAIQASRDNAERNGVADRLALYLPHQQPENLTADVVVANILAGPLRELAPLISVLPKSGGHLGLSGVLASQADSVCEAYTERFVLDPVAEKEEWCRITGVRR, from the coding sequence ATGCCATGGATTCAAATCAAAATTAACAGCACCGGTGAGCACGCGGAAACACTGAGCGATGCGCTGATGGAGAGCGGGGCCGTGTCTGTGACCTTCCAGGACACCCACGATAACCCGGTGTATGAGCCACTGCCGGGTGAGACGCTGCTGTGGGGCGATACCGATGTTATCGGCCTGTTTGATGCCGAAACGGAGATGGACGATGTTGTCGCGGAACTGAGCCAGCACCCGCTGCTTGGCAGCGGTTTCCGTCATAAGATCGAACAGATCGAGGACAAAGACTGGGAACGCGAATGGATGGATAATTTCCACCCGATGCGTTTCGGCGAGCGTTTATGGATCTGCCCGAGCTGGCGTGAAGTCCCGGATCCCAACGCTGTCAACGTGATGCTCGACCCAGGCCTGGCATTTGGCACCGGCACCCACCCGACCACCTCGCTGTGTCTGAGCTGGCTGGATGGTCTCGATTTACAGGGTAAGACGGTCATCGACTTTGGCTGTGGCTCCGGCATTCTGGCGATTGCCGCACTAAAGCTGGGAGCTGCACAGGCGATTGGTATTGATATCGACCCGCAGGCGATTCAGGCCAGCCGCGATAACGCAGAGCGTAATGGCGTGGCCGACCGCCTGGCGCTTTATCTGCCCCATCAGCAGCCGGAAAATCTGACGGCGGATGTGGTGGTCGCGAATATTCTTGCCGGCCCGCTGCGCGAACTGGCTCCGTTAATCAGCGTTCTGCCAAAATCCGGGGGACATCTGGGGTTATCCGGCGTGCTGGCCAGCCAGGCCGACAGCGTTTGTGAAGCCTACACCGAACGTTTTGTGCTGGACCCGGTGGCAGAAAAAGAAGAGTGGTGTCGGATTACCGGTGTACGCCGCTAA
- the dusB gene encoding tRNA dihydrouridine synthase DusB produces the protein MRIGHHQLRNRLIAAPMAGVTDKPFRTLCYENGAGMTVSEMLSSNPEVWASDKSRLRMVHSDEPGIRAVQIAGCDPDEMAAAARINVASGAQVIDINMGCPAKKVNRKMAGSALLQHPQLVESILSAVVNAVDVPVTLKIRTGWDKENRNCVEIAQLAERCGIQALTIHGRTRACLFEGQAEYDSIRTVKQSVTIPVIANGDITDPHKARAVLDYTGADALMIGRAAQGRPWIFREIQHYLDTGELLAPKPLAEVKHMLIGHIRELHDFYGQRKGYRIARKHVSWYLQENAPDDQFRRTFNAIEDASEQLEALEAYFENLA, from the coding sequence ATGCGCATTGGACATCATCAGCTTCGTAATCGACTCATCGCTGCGCCTATGGCCGGGGTTACCGACAAGCCATTTCGCACCCTGTGTTACGAGAACGGTGCTGGCATGACGGTCTCCGAGATGCTGTCATCAAACCCGGAAGTTTGGGCCAGTGACAAATCCCGTTTGCGCATGGTGCATAGTGACGAGCCTGGCATTCGTGCCGTGCAAATTGCCGGATGTGATCCCGATGAAATGGCGGCTGCCGCGCGCATTAATGTGGCGTCAGGCGCACAGGTCATTGACATCAACATGGGCTGCCCGGCGAAGAAGGTGAATCGTAAGATGGCGGGTTCTGCACTGCTGCAACATCCGCAACTGGTTGAGTCTATTCTCTCCGCGGTCGTGAATGCAGTTGATGTGCCCGTTACGCTGAAGATTCGCACTGGCTGGGATAAAGAAAATCGTAATTGTGTAGAGATTGCCCAATTGGCTGAACGCTGTGGCATTCAGGCTCTCACCATTCATGGACGCACTCGCGCCTGTTTGTTTGAAGGGCAAGCTGAATACGACAGCATTCGGACAGTTAAGCAGAGCGTTACCATTCCGGTTATCGCGAATGGTGACATTACTGACCCGCATAAAGCCAGAGCAGTGCTCGATTATACAGGAGCCGATGCTCTGATGATCGGTCGCGCTGCTCAGGGAAGACCGTGGATCTTCCGGGAAATCCAGCATTATCTGGACACAGGGGAGCTGCTGGCACCGAAGCCGTTGGCTGAAGTGAAGCATATGCTGATTGGACATATACGGGAGCTGCACGACTTTTACGGTCAGCGCAAGGGATACCGTATTGCCCGAAAACACGTTTCCTGGTATTTGCAGGAAAATGCCCCTGATGACCAGTTTCGGCGCACATTCAACGCCATAGAGGATGCCAGCGAACAGCTGGAGGCGTTGGAGGCATACTTCGAAAATCTTGCGTAA
- the fis gene encoding DNA-binding transcriptional regulator Fis, translated as MFEQRVNSDVLTVSTVNSQDQVTQKPLRDSVKQALKNYFAQLNGQDVSDLYELVLAEVEQPLLDMVMQYTRGNQTRAALMMGINRGTLRKKLKKYGMN; from the coding sequence ATGTTCGAACAACGCGTAAATTCTGACGTACTGACCGTTTCTACCGTTAACTCACAGGATCAGGTGACGCAAAAGCCTCTGCGTGATTCGGTTAAACAGGCACTGAAGAACTATTTTGCTCAACTGAATGGTCAGGATGTGAGTGACCTGTATGAGCTGGTACTGGCTGAAGTCGAGCAGCCACTGTTGGACATGGTGATGCAGTACACCCGTGGCAACCAGACCCGTGCAGCCCTGATGATGGGTATCAACCGTGGTACTCTGCGTAAGAAGCTGAAAAAATACGGCATGAACTGA